CTTTTAGCCCAGTTTTGCACCTCTTGAGGTGCAAATGGCAAAACTTTAACCCTCTCCTTTTGCTTCACCTGTTTAGGTCTATTTGCCCAAAACATGGGCTAAAAGTTTTGTTAGATGCTTTTGGAATGGCAAAACTTTTGTTCATAATCTTTTGCTGTAAAACTTTTGACATTCAAACTTTTGGCATTTGGTGTTTTGATGCATGGCAAAATTTTAGCCATGCAGACACAGCACGCGCTCCCAAGATATTTTTTTGCCCAGTTTTGGGCCTCTTGGGTCTCAAATACCAAAAGTTTTGCAGGCCAAGTTTTGGTGTTTTTGCCTATGGTGTTTAGATCCATTTTGCCAAAAGACGAGATAAAACAGCAAAAATTTTGGCCAAAATgggaaactaaacaggccctgaGTCGTCATGGCTGCGAGCCCATGCTGCTATCTCATGGCTTGGAAATGTCAAAAGTAGCTTTGCTACATTACAGTTGTCGATGATTGCAACAATTATGGGGTGTTTGGTTTGGGCTGCTAAAGTTTAGTTGGCTAATTTTAGTCTCATTTAGTCACTTTTTACCCAAACACTATGATTAAATGAGACTAAATGGGCATTAGCCAACTAATCACCGAGGGGTTGCTAAATGGGACTAAACTTCACCTTTTAGTCAGGCTGCCTCACTTTAACTAAAAATGACTAAAAGGTCTCTTTTAGTCATCCAAACCAAATATCCAGTGATTAAAGTTTAGTTCATGATTTAGCTAATAAAGTTTAGCAAGGGAAACCAAACGGGGCTTTACAAGGGGACCGGGATTGAACAATGAGCGGGCCTCACCTTTTTACGTTGGGTGCAGAGAACACAGCATCGATCGACTTTTCACCAGTCTTGGACGTGCAAAATGGACGTCAATATCAGGGGAAACAGAGCAACTGGGAAAGAGAGTGGTGGATGCTTTGTCAGCTAGAATATCTCAACGACAGTTCATCGTATCAAATTCGTCGGGAATGTCTCCTCACGACCTTACAGACGTTCTTTTCTACGCTCACAGTGATTCAGAAGTTTCCTGCTGAACTTTTACAGAATCTGGCGGCAGAAGCATTCAAGCATAGCTCAGTCTGCTTTCTCATGTTCAGTCTTATGTTGATGCAGCAGCTAGGAGTAGTTCTACTGAAAATGCATTGATGATGTCCTTTTCAGCAAGATCAACCACTGCCGCTGTGATAAATTACACGGTTACACGGCTCTCAAGGTCTGCAGAAGCCATCCAAGCTCTGAAGTTTCAACTTCCTTTCAGACAAAAAAAAATCATGCTTGCAGCATTTGATACACGTAAAAGATTTCCCTACAATCCAAAACTGTTAGGATTCCTCAACCAGTAAAACAAGAATATCGTTCATTCCACGTTCCACTACAACGGAACACTAGCATGATGAAGTCATGAAAACACACAACAAAGACTATGGGCATAGCCGTCTAGAGAAAGCGCCATGGCTTCAAAGCCCAAGTTGGATCACTGCCAACTACATGATCTACCAGCTCCAAAGCTTCTAGAGCTGCTTTGTTGCATGTCTTCAAACTGGATGCTGACTAGTGATTTCCTTGTACCAATATCCAAGGGCAATAGAGAAAACCCAGAAGCTTATCTTTACGTTCATCGCGTGTATGACATTAGGGTGATAAGCATTTCTTATGAGAGACGAGACTTTGCGACTCTCTTGTTCCTCTAGCAGGATTTGATCCGACGTATCCAAATGATACCTATTCAGTGGACGAAAACAAGGGATCAAACTCTTAAAAGCTGCACACCGAACAACATGATAGAAGGTATTAAATATTTGCTTTTAGATGAGGTGACAAAAGGGAAGATAACTGGACCATATGCCATCCTCTGTAGGCCTGAATAATTAATGTTGACATATGAGTATAGTCAATAGTGGATGCAAGAACATCGCATCAACTAGCTCAATGTAGgatggtttttttttttgttttatttagtTTGTGAGGAACTGGGTGCTTTATAGCAGTATTCCTTGCCAATAAAGATCGACCTAGTGCTAATAATGTGATAGCGACAGCCTCCAATTGCCATCTCAGTTCAGTGGCAGGTTAAGCCTTGGGCACGACTCTGACCTGGCCTTAACTAaaacagaaaaaaagaaaacctttgcATAAAACCTCCATGTAACCTGATATCTAATGGTGCATGAGCATGAATCTCAATACTAGTATTCTGTTTCCTCATGTACTAGTTTTCCAAGAAAAAGTTTTGTTGTGCCATGAGCACTACAAACCTATGGATGTTCTGAATTGAATTTCCATTAATTCTACTATTGAAGGTTACTCATTAGCTGGAAAAAAGCACAAAGAAACTAAACAGTGCCCCCGTTACTTGCGTTGAAGTACGTgattaagatatatatatatgccaggTGCAATGCATCAAAGTACTGCATTCTTACCTCACGATGATAACTGGGGTGTATCTGTAGCTCATGCCTCCGGGATAGTTGGCTCACCAAGGTTCACAAAAGACTCTGCACGCATCATGCGTAGAGTGACAGTATCCCAAGAGATGAGATGGTCCATAAAGTTTGTAATATATGCTAGCCTATCATCCTGAAAAGTTGAAAAACAAAGAACCAAAGATGTTTTCTGTGAAGTTATAACCAACTTGTCAAAATTAGGTGTTAAGAACCAAAAGCAAAGAGAACTAGAGCGCACCTTGTAGTCTAAGTAGTAAGCATGCTGGAGAGAAAAGGAGAAGTGTCAATATTTGGCACAAAATAGAATCTATAAACTCAGAGTCCATGTATTTACCTCCCACAAGTCTAGGCTGATGATTGGCTGCAATTAGAGAATATGGGATGTCATTGCAAAGTTTGTACTCTAAACATTTTAGAAACCACATCAAGGGAAAAAAAGGGAGTCTAGTAAACATACAATATCACCAAAAGCAAGTGGGGAGATAGCATTTCGTGTATGAACCACTGAAAGCTTTCTCTCATTTCGCTTCACTGCAACAAATATTCAGCGGAATATAAACTAAACTTAGAAATTAGCGTTAGAAAAAGCAATTCGGGAAATCAGTAGCTTGAATCAGTGGTGCCTGTACTTCAGAGAAAATTGAAAGGaaacttacagacaagccaaacCCAACCAGACCCCAATAGTTGTAAGGCTGAGCGGATAAACTCTTCCCTAAAATTAGTAAACGAGCCAAAATCCTTTTCAATCTGCTGTAGCACACCTCCCTCAGGTAAGCCACCACCTTCTGGTTGCATTGATTCCCAGAAGAAGTGATGGTTCCAGACCTGCATGTCAGAAGACAGAAGCTTGGAACTCCAAAAACCATCCTACTATTGGCGAAAGCATAAATTGCAGTTTTTCTTTTTGAAAGAAAACAAATGACAGGCTGAAGATGATCAGTGCAGACAAAATATAATGAACGGGGTATCATCAACGAGTTACCTGTGCTGCATTGTTATACTCTGGTAATGGATTGCCATTGTTGTAGGCTTCTTTTATCAGATCCTCCAGTGTGTATCCATACAGAGGGCTGGTAGCCAGCTGCTTATTCAAGCCATCCACATAATCTTGATGGTGCTTACCCCAGTGAAGTTCAACTGTCCTCTTGCTCATATAAGGTTCCAGAGCATCCTGAACATCATACCACAAAACAAAGGTAAACAAAGTTAAAATTTGGACATTCCTTTAATGACAGCACGCAAATCTTTTGAGACTGGCGTCAACAAGCTTACAGACCAGTTTATATGGCGGAGTTGTGAGACCGTAATAGGACACAACTTTCGAAAATCTTCGAGATAGGCCACCCTGCCTCTGTATTTTCTGCAATAAACATCAGGCACAAACAGCACACAATCTCAAAACACATGTCTGCACAGCAATTTCATTGATTCCCACATGCTTTAAAGTATGTGAAGATGCCAGCAGAAGCTCAAACAAACTGGGCCTCACTAAACCAGCAATCAAATACTTTCAATTCAAGGCCCAAGTATGCTCATTGAATAATGAAAATTGTAATTTAGCCTCTTAAAAAGGTATAAGGCCATCTGTGCAATTTAGTCTCTTATTAAGAAGGTAAGGTCATCTAACTGCGCAATCAAACCGTTGGTTTCCATGTGACATAAGTGAGAGACTGAGAGTTCATAAGCATGTGAAACACACTTCGACACACGCGAATCCTCTTATGCTAGAGCAGTACAATGGCAGCCTGGCAACAGTGGCGGAGCTCGATCGAAAATTTAGGTGGGGTGAGTCGCAAACACATAACTAATCTCTACAACCAAAATGCTCAAAGCACTTTCGTCGACACTGTTTTGCCGTGCGCCCCTACAATCGACATGGGTCTGGCACTTGTATAATGGTataaagaagaagagagatggtGTACGCACGTCCATCTGCTCTCTAGCTCTCCACATTACGGAAAAACATATGGAGACCATCCACCATCCTACCACATTCTCTGCAAATCCGGTTCACACAATCCATCGAACATGCTGGGGGCGCTGTCCATGAGCTCAAGCTTCGTGTACCCACACCCACTACAAGCAATCTCACGAGAATCAGACGGGAGCACATACCACATGCTATGGCGACACCATGGGCGACCTTAACACCGTCCTGGCACCAGCAGTTCGTAGAGCTGTTGTGCCGGCACCTTCTCTGCTTTTTGAGTCGATGGCGGCGGCGAGCCTGCGGGACACAGCGGCGCCGCGGCGAGGGCCGGACGGCGTCTAGGCCTCCAAGGGCGGCGGGCGGCAGTAGGGCCGGTGCCATAGTGAGGggcggtgggcggcggcggcgtggcaccGTGATGCAGAACGAGCGACAGATCGAGAGAGAGGAGCGGCCGGCCGGGAGTTAACGTGATGGCGCACTTGCTCTGATGTGCTAATGGGCTTACTCGACTGAAACTTCGACCACGTCTCGGGCGCTCGTGGCTCGGCCTTCTTCCTCACGCTATCGCGTCGCGCCGCTGCAGTTGTTCCTGTGCGACACCGAGATGGAGGAAGATGGGGGTGGGGTTCCTCCATGCCGGCGGTAGGTGGGGCAGCTGCCCCCACCCTGCCGTATGGGGAGCTCAGCCTCAAGCCTACGGAACACAACAGTAAAACGGAAGAAACTTCCCGGACCGCTCCATACTTGCCACTCTGCCAAGTCGAGGCGCAGCGCCATGGCGGGCAGCGTACTGGGTCCTGGGTGTGGGGCACTGGGGCACACGGGGCAGCAAAGCAACCCCTGTAGGCGTGGCTCCGCTTCTCGCACAATCGAAAACGAACAGGAATGCAGCTAGAAGGGAGTAGAAGAAGAAGGGTGCAGTAGAGGGTCCCGCGGGGCTCACCGAGCGCAGTTGTCGCTGCTGAAGCTTCACACCCGCCGGCGGCGAGGGGAGGAAGCGGAGGTGGAGAGCAGAAGCCGCCATTTTTCCTGCGCCGCGCTATCCAAATCCACCCCGCGGAAGCCGGAGCCGGGAGTTTCACCGCAAGTTTGCAGATCAGCCCAACATATTAATCATGACCCATATATTTTCTAAAAAGATCCCTAACGGGGATATCGAGCATTAAGGCCCTCCACACGGTTGgctttagagcaactccaagaactTAACTAAAATTAATAGCTAAATTCTATAGTTTAACCATTCTGTAGAATAGAAAACTCTAAAAAAAAGACCCACAACAGTTTTGTTATTTCTCATTTTCAGATAGCTAGCGTCCGTCGTTGGCTTTATATGTCCACCTAACATCAAGAGATAGTCAACTTTCTATTTTACAAAGTCAGATATCAGTTAGAGCCTAATGTTTACTATACAAATTCTTAAATAGCCTTCAAAACAAGAAATGTGATCTGTTGGACTTGCTCTTAGGGGGTGTTTAGATTCAGGGGCTAGTCCTTGTCATATCGGATATTCGGATACTAACTAGAAGAACTAAATATTAGCTAATCATAAAACAAATTGAACAGATGGAGATGAATTTACGAGGCGaaattattaagcctaattaatccatcattagcatat
The nucleotide sequence above comes from Miscanthus floridulus cultivar M001 chromosome 18, ASM1932011v1, whole genome shotgun sequence. Encoded proteins:
- the LOC136521421 gene encoding superoxide dismutase [Fe] 2, chloroplastic-like isoform X1 produces the protein MAASALHLRFLPSPPAGVKLQQRQLRSKIQRQGGLSRRFSKVVSYYGLTTPPYKLDALEPYMSKRTVELHWGKHHQDYVDGLNKQLATSPLYGYTLEDLIKEAYNNGNPLPEYNNAAQVWNHHFFWESMQPEGGGLPEGGVLQQIEKDFGSFTNFREEFIRSALQLLGSGWVWLVLKRNERKLSVVHTRNAISPLAFGDIPIISLDLWEHAYYLDYKDDRLAYITNFMDHLISWDTVTLRMMRAESFVNLGEPTIPEA
- the LOC136521421 gene encoding superoxide dismutase [Fe] 2, chloroplastic-like isoform X2, which translates into the protein MAASALHLRFLPSPPAGVKLQQRQLRSRQGGLSRRFSKVVSYYGLTTPPYKLDALEPYMSKRTVELHWGKHHQDYVDGLNKQLATSPLYGYTLEDLIKEAYNNGNPLPEYNNAAQVWNHHFFWESMQPEGGGLPEGGVLQQIEKDFGSFTNFREEFIRSALQLLGSGWVWLVLKRNERKLSVVHTRNAISPLAFGDIPIISLDLWEHAYYLDYKDDRLAYITNFMDHLISWDTVTLRMMRAESFVNLGEPTIPEA